Proteins encoded in a region of the Rhizobium sp. CC-YZS058 genome:
- the rpe gene encoding ribulose-phosphate 3-epimerase, protein MSLPITIAPSILAADFARLGDEVRDVAAAGADWIHLDVMDGHFVPNISFGPDVIRALRGATDKTFDCHLMIAPADPYLEAFAKAGCDRVTVHAEAGPHLHRSLQTIRALGMKAAVAINPATPISAVETVLDEVSMVLVMTVNPGFGGQSFVGATLEKIRSLRTLIGDRPIDIQVDGGITIDTIAAAAGAGATVFVAGSAIFSGRSQEAYSRTIAALRAEAERGRG, encoded by the coding sequence ATGTCGCTGCCCATCACGATCGCCCCTTCGATCCTCGCTGCCGATTTCGCCCGCCTGGGAGACGAGGTGCGGGATGTCGCGGCAGCCGGTGCCGACTGGATCCATCTCGACGTGATGGACGGCCACTTCGTCCCCAATATCTCCTTCGGGCCCGACGTCATCCGCGCGCTGCGCGGCGCCACCGACAAGACCTTCGACTGCCACCTGATGATTGCGCCGGCCGATCCCTATCTCGAGGCCTTTGCCAAGGCCGGATGCGACCGGGTGACCGTCCATGCCGAAGCCGGCCCGCACCTCCACCGCTCGCTGCAGACCATCCGCGCGCTCGGCATGAAGGCGGCCGTCGCCATCAATCCGGCAACGCCGATCAGCGCTGTCGAGACGGTTCTGGACGAGGTCTCGATGGTCTTGGTCATGACGGTCAATCCCGGTTTCGGCGGCCAGAGCTTCGTCGGCGCAACGCTGGAGAAGATCCGCAGCCTGCGGACGCTCATCGGCGACCGGCCGATCGACATTCAGGTCGATGGCGGCATCACCATCGACACCATTGCCGCAGCGGCGGGTGCCGGTGCCACTGTGTTCGTGGCCGGCTCCGCCATCTTCTCCGGGCGGTCGCAGGAGGCCTATAGCAGAACGATCGCGGCGCTGCGCGCCGAGGCCGAGCGGGGGCGTGGGTGA
- the purB gene encoding adenylosuccinate lyase, whose translation MIPRYSRPEMVAIWSPEQKFRIWFEIEAHACDALADLGVIPKEAARTIWEKGGAATFDVARIDEIEAVTKHDVIAFLTHLAEIVGPDARFVHQGMTSSDVLDTCFNVQLVKATDILLADMDRLLDALKRRALEHKDTVTIGRSHGIHAEPTTFGVKLALAYAEFERCRARLVAAREEVATCAISGAVGTFANIDPRVEEHVAAAMGLKPEPVSTQVIPRDRHAMYFATLGVIASSIERLATEIRHLQRTEVLEAEEYFSPGQKGSSAMPHKRNPVLTENLTGLARMVRAFSIPAMENVALWHERDISHSSVERMIGPDATITLDFALARLTGVIDKLLVYPENMTANMNKFRGLVHSQRVLLALTQAGASREDAYRLVQRNAMKVWEQGKDFLEELLADSEVRAFLPEEEIREKFDLGYHTKHVDTIFRRVFA comes from the coding sequence ATGATCCCCCGCTATTCCCGGCCGGAAATGGTCGCCATCTGGTCACCCGAGCAGAAGTTCCGCATCTGGTTCGAGATCGAGGCCCATGCCTGCGACGCGCTGGCCGATCTCGGCGTGATCCCCAAGGAAGCGGCCCGGACCATTTGGGAAAAAGGCGGCGCGGCCACCTTCGATGTCGCCCGCATCGACGAGATCGAGGCCGTCACCAAGCATGACGTCATCGCCTTCCTCACCCATCTCGCCGAGATCGTCGGTCCGGACGCCCGCTTCGTCCACCAGGGCATGACCTCCTCCGACGTGCTCGACACGTGCTTCAACGTGCAGCTGGTCAAGGCAACCGATATCCTGCTCGCCGACATGGACCGACTGCTCGACGCGTTGAAGCGCCGGGCACTCGAGCACAAGGATACGGTGACGATCGGCCGTTCGCACGGTATCCACGCCGAACCCACGACCTTCGGCGTCAAGCTGGCCCTGGCCTATGCCGAATTCGAGCGCTGCCGCGCCCGCCTCGTCGCGGCGCGGGAAGAAGTGGCGACCTGTGCCATCTCCGGCGCCGTCGGCACCTTTGCCAATATCGATCCGCGCGTGGAGGAACATGTGGCGGCCGCCATGGGGCTGAAGCCCGAGCCGGTCTCCACCCAGGTCATCCCACGCGACCGCCACGCCATGTATTTCGCCACGCTCGGCGTCATTGCCTCCTCGATCGAGCGTCTGGCCACCGAAATCCGCCATCTGCAGCGCACGGAAGTACTGGAAGCCGAGGAATATTTCTCGCCGGGCCAGAAAGGCTCCTCGGCCATGCCGCACAAGCGCAACCCGGTGCTGACCGAGAACCTGACCGGGCTTGCCCGCATGGTCCGCGCTTTCTCGATCCCGGCCATGGAGAACGTCGCGCTCTGGCACGAGCGGGACATCTCCCATTCCTCCGTCGAACGCATGATCGGCCCGGATGCGACGATCACCCTCGACTTCGCCCTCGCCCGGCTGACCGGCGTCATCGACAAGCTGCTCGTCTACCCGGAGAACATGACCGCCAACATGAACAAGTTCCGCGGGCTCGTTCATTCCCAGCGCGTGCTGCTGGCTCTGACCCAGGCCGGCGCCTCGCGCGAGGACGCCTATCGCCTGGTGCAGCGCAACGCGATGAAGGTCTGGGAGCAGGGCAAGGATTTCCTGGAGGAGCTTCTGGCCGATTCCGAGGTTCGAGCCTTTCTTCCGGAAGAAGAGATCCGCGAGAAGTTCGATCTCGGCTATCACACCAAACATGTGGATACGATCTTCCGCCGCGTGTTTGCTTAG
- a CDS encoding PilZ domain-containing protein, which translates to MQTATSIQPSARIALTGKVTCRGQTSSAAVVDLGSNSITLRLSYDIKATEGQAVSIDSTELGRLNGMVQWARGDRIQVGLSLSSNTAAKFASYHKYFR; encoded by the coding sequence ATGCAGACCGCCACATCCATTCAACCCTCCGCACGCATTGCGCTGACCGGCAAGGTTACCTGCCGCGGCCAGACGAGCAGCGCGGCCGTCGTGGACCTTGGATCGAACTCCATCACCCTGCGCCTGAGCTACGACATCAAGGCGACCGAGGGCCAGGCCGTCTCGATCGACAGCACGGAACTCGGGCGTCTCAACGGCATGGTCCAGTGGGCCCGCGGCGACCGTATTCAGGTCGGCCTCAGCCTCTCGTCCAACACGGCCGCCAAGTTCGCATCCTACCACAAATACTTCCGCTGA
- a CDS encoding alpha/beta hydrolase has product MKASEAEILIVPGYTNSGPDHWQTRWQGKLATARRVEQAEWSKPVREDWTERLRQEIDAAVKPVVLVAHSLGVATAVHAVTPENAGKIAGAFFVAPPDVANPSIRPKHLMTFGPYPRDPLPFPSLIVASRNDHFGTYDHAGDIANAWGSLLVDAGLSGHINAESGHGPWPEGTMVFAQFLSRLKPPG; this is encoded by the coding sequence ATGAAAGCCTCAGAAGCAGAGATCCTCATCGTCCCCGGCTACACCAATTCCGGACCCGACCACTGGCAGACACGCTGGCAGGGCAAGCTTGCCACGGCACGGCGGGTGGAGCAGGCGGAATGGTCGAAGCCGGTGCGCGAGGACTGGACGGAGCGGCTGAGACAGGAAATCGACGCCGCGGTGAAGCCGGTCGTGCTCGTCGCCCATTCGCTGGGCGTCGCGACGGCAGTGCATGCTGTCACCCCGGAGAATGCCGGCAAGATCGCCGGCGCCTTCTTCGTTGCGCCGCCGGATGTCGCCAACCCATCGATCCGCCCGAAACATCTGATGACCTTCGGGCCCTATCCGCGCGATCCCCTGCCCTTTCCCTCGCTGATCGTCGCCAGCCGAAACGACCATTTCGGCACCTACGACCATGCGGGCGACATTGCCAATGCCTGGGGATCCCTGCTCGTGGATGCGGGCTTATCCGGCCACATCAATGCCGAATCGGGGCACGGACCCTGGCCGGAGGGAACCATGGTCTTCGCCCAGTTCCTCAGCCGCCTGAAGCCGCCGGGCTGA
- the purC gene encoding phosphoribosylaminoimidazolesuccinocarboxamide synthase, with the protein MNRRRRIYEGKAKILYEGPEPGTLIQFFKDDATAFNKKKHDVIDGKGVLNNRISEYIFTHLNKIGIPTHFIRRLNMREQLIKEVEIIPLEIVVRNVAAGSLSKRLGIEEGTVLPRSIIEFYYKADALDDPMVSEEHITAFGWASPQELDDIMALAIRINDFLSGLFLGVGIQLVDFKIECGRLFEGDMMRIILADEISPDSCRLWDVETKEKMDKDRFRRDLGGLVEAYQEVARRLGIMNENEPPRGSGPVLVK; encoded by the coding sequence ATGAATCGTCGCCGCCGTATCTACGAGGGCAAGGCCAAGATCCTTTACGAGGGTCCCGAGCCGGGCACGCTGATCCAGTTCTTCAAGGATGATGCCACCGCATTCAACAAGAAGAAGCACGACGTCATCGACGGCAAGGGGGTCCTGAACAACCGGATCTCCGAATATATCTTCACCCATCTGAACAAGATCGGGATCCCGACTCACTTCATCCGCCGCCTGAACATGCGCGAGCAGCTGATCAAGGAAGTCGAGATCATCCCGCTCGAGATCGTCGTGCGCAATGTCGCTGCCGGCTCTCTGTCCAAGCGTCTCGGCATCGAGGAAGGCACCGTGCTGCCGCGCTCGATCATCGAATTCTACTACAAGGCCGATGCGCTGGACGACCCGATGGTCTCCGAAGAGCACATCACCGCCTTTGGCTGGGCAAGCCCGCAGGAACTCGACGACATCATGGCGCTCGCCATCCGCATCAACGACTTCCTGTCCGGCCTGTTCCTGGGCGTCGGCATCCAGCTCGTGGATTTCAAGATCGAATGCGGCCGCCTGTTCGAAGGCGATATGATGCGCATCATCCTCGCCGACGAGATTTCGCCCGACAGCTGCCGTCTGTGGGATGTCGAGACCAAGGAGAAGATGGACAAGGACCGCTTCCGCCGCGACCTCGGCGGTCTCGTCGAAGCCTATCAGGAGGTGGCCCGCCGCCTCGGCATCATGAACGAGAACGAGCCGCCGCGCGGCTCCGGCCCTGTTCTGGTCAAGTAA
- the purS gene encoding phosphoribosylformylglycinamidine synthase subunit PurS, giving the protein MIHARVTVTLKNGVLDPQGKAIEGALTALGFGGVDQVRQGKVFDLAIDTDDRAKAETDVKAMCDKLLANTVIENYTIALA; this is encoded by the coding sequence GTGATCCATGCACGCGTAACCGTGACGCTGAAGAACGGTGTGCTCGACCCCCAGGGCAAGGCGATCGAAGGCGCGCTCACCGCGCTCGGCTTCGGCGGTGTCGACCAGGTTCGCCAGGGCAAGGTGTTCGATCTTGCGATCGACACCGACGACCGGGCCAAGGCGGAAACCGACGTAAAGGCCATGTGCGACAAGCTGCTGGCCAACACCGTGATTGAGAACTATACTATCGCCCTCGCCTAA
- the purQ gene encoding phosphoribosylformylglycinamidine synthase subunit PurQ — MKSAVVQLPGLNRDRDMITALTLISGQAPVTVWQTETEIPDVDLIVIPGGFSYGDYLRCGAIAARMPVMQAIKAKAEQGVKVLGVCNGFQILIEAGLLPGALMRNASLKFVCREVKLEVVNASTDFTRAYEAGQILRCPVAHHDGNYFADEETLKAVEGNGQVVFRYAAGTNPNGSMNDIAAVTNERGNVLGMMPHPENLIEAAHGGTDGRGLFASALDVIAA; from the coding sequence ATGAAATCCGCCGTCGTCCAGCTCCCCGGCCTCAATCGCGACCGTGACATGATCACGGCGCTGACGCTGATCTCCGGCCAGGCGCCCGTCACCGTCTGGCAGACAGAAACCGAAATCCCGGATGTCGACCTGATCGTCATTCCCGGCGGCTTCTCCTACGGCGATTATCTGCGCTGCGGGGCGATCGCGGCCCGCATGCCGGTCATGCAGGCGATCAAGGCCAAGGCCGAGCAGGGGGTCAAGGTGCTGGGCGTGTGCAACGGCTTCCAGATCCTGATCGAGGCCGGACTTCTGCCCGGCGCGCTCATGCGCAATGCCTCGCTGAAATTCGTCTGCCGCGAGGTGAAGCTCGAGGTCGTCAACGCATCGACCGATTTCACCCGCGCCTATGAGGCCGGGCAGATCCTGCGCTGCCCCGTCGCCCATCATGACGGCAATTATTTCGCCGACGAGGAAACGCTGAAAGCGGTCGAAGGCAACGGCCAGGTCGTGTTCCGCTATGCAGCCGGCACCAATCCGAACGGATCGATGAACGACATCGCCGCGGTCACCAATGAACGCGGAAACGTGCTGGGCATGATGCCGCATCCGGAAAACCTGATCGAAGCCGCGCATGGCGGCACGGATGGGCGCGGCCTGTTCGCTTCGGCGCTGGATGTAATCGCGGCCTGA
- a CDS encoding DUF1127 domain-containing protein, which translates to MDTNETMFPDGYERERLFRSAGDMLSPARLEGAGLFRRIYASLRDWRMRRAGRLVLREMDEDRLRDIGLTRAEAQREVAKSFFWD; encoded by the coding sequence ATGGATACAAATGAGACAATGTTCCCCGACGGCTACGAGCGTGAGCGGCTGTTCCGCTCTGCGGGCGACATGCTGTCGCCTGCACGGTTGGAGGGTGCCGGCCTGTTCCGTCGAATCTACGCGTCGCTCCGCGACTGGCGGATGCGGCGCGCCGGGCGGCTGGTTCTGCGGGAAATGGACGAGGACCGCCTGCGCGATATCGGGCTCACGCGGGCGGAGGCCCAGCGTGAGGTGGCGAAGTCGTTCTTCTGGGATTAG
- a CDS encoding PLP-dependent aminotransferase family protein, translating to MTNWIPDLNAGDGPLYLRLADAIEAAIEAGELAAGQRLPAQRNLAFDIGVTLGTVSRAYTLVHERGLVSGEVGRGTFVLGKPSAAERMEPAAIRSMHGTRLVEAPAGKMKFDATGAPDVGQAAAIRAAIAATVDDHPIEIANYSRSFPAHWQEAGARWIARAGWSPRSEDVVSTQGVHAAIVSIVAAFTVPGDRILFESLTYTHVARALGLMGRRIVSGEIDEEGLIPDEFERICQQQHPAIAFLMPSGHNPTLAVMSEPRRKAIAEIARRHNVLLIEDDIYGVLIRQEAPMLAAFAPERTFVVSGLSKAVTAGLRGGWAACPPHMAARVKVAHKMLTGGTAFLLAEATARLVLSGEAERIRTDVIAELAAREQIARETLAGQSFRSSPRLPFLWLSLPEPWLSGTFKAAAFDAGVLVDDEDEFKAGRAEKMHHKVRFAFTSHQREDVRRGFLTLRRLLESGLTAYDSAI from the coding sequence ATGACAAATTGGATTCCCGATCTGAACGCCGGCGACGGTCCCCTCTATTTGCGGCTCGCGGATGCGATCGAAGCGGCGATCGAGGCGGGCGAACTGGCTGCAGGCCAGCGCCTGCCGGCGCAGCGCAATCTCGCCTTCGATATCGGCGTGACGCTGGGCACGGTCAGCCGCGCCTACACGCTGGTGCATGAACGCGGCCTGGTGTCGGGCGAGGTTGGCCGGGGAACCTTCGTTCTCGGCAAGCCCTCGGCTGCGGAACGGATGGAGCCCGCGGCGATCCGCTCCATGCACGGCACGCGGCTGGTCGAAGCGCCGGCCGGCAAGATGAAATTCGACGCGACCGGCGCCCCCGATGTCGGGCAGGCGGCGGCGATCCGCGCGGCGATTGCCGCGACGGTGGACGACCACCCGATCGAGATCGCCAATTACTCCCGCAGCTTCCCTGCCCATTGGCAGGAAGCCGGCGCACGCTGGATCGCGCGAGCCGGCTGGTCGCCGCGGAGCGAGGATGTGGTGAGCACGCAGGGCGTCCATGCGGCCATCGTCTCGATCGTCGCGGCCTTCACCGTGCCCGGCGACCGCATCCTCTTCGAAAGCCTGACCTATACCCACGTCGCTCGCGCGCTGGGCCTGATGGGACGGCGTATCGTCTCCGGCGAGATCGACGAGGAAGGACTGATTCCCGACGAATTCGAGCGCATCTGCCAGCAGCAGCATCCCGCGATCGCTTTCCTGATGCCCTCGGGGCACAATCCGACGCTGGCGGTGATGAGCGAACCAAGGCGCAAGGCGATCGCCGAGATCGCGCGGCGCCACAATGTGCTGTTGATCGAGGACGATATCTACGGCGTGCTGATCCGCCAGGAAGCGCCGATGCTGGCTGCCTTTGCGCCCGAGCGCACCTTTGTCGTGTCCGGCCTGTCCAAGGCGGTCACGGCGGGCCTGCGCGGTGGCTGGGCTGCCTGCCCGCCGCACATGGCGGCCCGGGTGAAGGTGGCGCACAAGATGCTGACCGGCGGCACGGCCTTCCTCCTTGCCGAGGCGACGGCGCGCCTCGTTCTGTCCGGTGAAGCCGAGCGGATCCGCACCGATGTCATTGCCGAACTCGCCGCGCGCGAGCAGATCGCCCGCGAAACTTTGGCCGGCCAATCCTTCCGCTCTTCCCCGCGCCTGCCCTTTCTCTGGCTCAGCCTGCCGGAACCCTGGCTGTCCGGCACGTTCAAGGCGGCAGCCTTCGACGCCGGCGTGCTGGTCGATGACGAGGACGAGTTCAAGGCGGGGCGGGCCGAGAAGATGCACCACAAGGTGCGCTTCGCCTTCACCAGCCACCAGCGCGAGGACGTCCGTCGCGGCTTCCTCACGCTGCGCCGCCTGCTGGAGAGCGGCCTGACCGCCTATGACAGCGCCATCTGA